A genomic region of Acidimicrobiales bacterium contains the following coding sequences:
- a CDS encoding GrpB family protein produces the protein MAGRLQSLAGDEAAVRELAAPSFAHLLVGVGHVDPARVDVRIEPGDVDELWARRLAPFAANLRAGRRAPRRRQAVLSPPDPTWPAQAARLIARLVAVVGDPVVRIDHIGSTSVPGLPAKDLVDIQVVVADLDMGRRVARRAPEAGFVHVAGEWFGEDRNGDEHPEEVLVDADPGRPVNVNVRPLTGPVWREALRFRDWLRTHPDERDAYAAMKQALAGTTTDVDAYSTGKMPWIRAALRRAER, from the coding sequence GTGGCGGGCCGCCTGCAGTCCCTCGCCGGCGACGAGGCGGCCGTCCGCGAGCTGGCGGCACCATCGTTCGCGCACCTGCTGGTGGGCGTCGGACACGTCGATCCGGCCAGGGTCGACGTCCGCATCGAGCCGGGCGACGTCGACGAGCTGTGGGCGCGGCGGCTGGCACCGTTCGCGGCGAACCTGCGCGCCGGTCGGCGGGCGCCTCGCCGGCGCCAGGCAGTGCTGTCCCCGCCCGACCCGACCTGGCCGGCCCAGGCGGCGCGGCTGATCGCCCGCCTCGTGGCCGTCGTCGGCGACCCGGTGGTCCGGATCGACCACATCGGGTCGACGTCGGTGCCCGGCCTGCCGGCCAAGGACCTCGTCGACATCCAGGTCGTCGTGGCGGACCTCGACATGGGGCGCCGAGTGGCCCGGCGAGCGCCGGAGGCCGGGTTCGTCCACGTCGCCGGAGAGTGGTTCGGCGAGGACCGGAACGGCGACGAGCACCCCGAGGAGGTGCTGGTCGACGCCGACCCGGGGCGACCGGTCAACGTCAACGTCCGGCCGCTGACCGGCCCGGTCTGGCGCGAGGCGCTGCGGTTCCGCGACTGGCTGCGGACGCACCCCGACGAGCGCGACGCCTACGCGGCCATGAAGCAGGCACTCGCCGGGACCACCACCGACGTCGATGCCTACAGCACCGGCAAGATGCCCTGGATCCGGGCCGCGTTGCGGCGGGCCGAGCGCTAG
- a CDS encoding neutral zinc metallopeptidase, producing the protein MKWKRTQSDHVDDMRGMSGGRLGMGAAAGGGLIGLVVLLLNVLGGGGGGNVGDVLGQLGGAVPAAEPSGTAAPPTEESEFVTFLTEDVQALWDDEFQQSGRQYEYARVNMFTGQVQTGCGPATSAVGPFYCPADKEVYIDLDFFRELSSRFGAPGDFAQAYVIAHEIGHHVQNLLGISDEVRQEEQSAGSQAEANEWSVKLELQADCLAGVWAHSVYARGDLEAGDIEEGLAAAQGVGDDRIQAQAGMSVNPETWTHGSSTQRQRWFDAGFQSGRSEDCDTFSS; encoded by the coding sequence CGGCGGCCGGCTGGGGATGGGCGCGGCGGCGGGCGGTGGGCTCATCGGGCTCGTCGTCCTGCTGCTCAACGTGCTCGGCGGCGGAGGAGGCGGCAACGTCGGTGACGTCCTCGGCCAGCTCGGGGGCGCCGTGCCGGCCGCAGAGCCGAGCGGCACCGCCGCGCCGCCGACCGAGGAGTCGGAGTTCGTCACGTTCCTCACCGAGGACGTGCAGGCGCTGTGGGACGACGAGTTCCAGCAGTCGGGCCGGCAGTACGAATACGCCCGCGTGAACATGTTCACGGGCCAGGTGCAGACCGGCTGCGGGCCGGCGACCTCGGCCGTCGGGCCCTTCTACTGCCCGGCCGACAAGGAGGTGTACATCGACCTCGACTTCTTCCGGGAGCTCAGCAGCCGCTTCGGCGCCCCCGGCGACTTCGCCCAGGCGTACGTGATCGCCCACGAGATCGGCCACCACGTGCAGAACCTGCTGGGGATCAGCGACGAGGTGCGCCAGGAGGAGCAGTCCGCGGGCTCGCAGGCGGAGGCCAACGAGTGGTCGGTGAAGCTGGAGCTGCAGGCCGACTGCCTGGCGGGCGTGTGGGCCCACTCCGTGTACGCCCGGGGCGATCTGGAGGCCGGCGACATCGAGGAGGGCCTGGCGGCCGCCCAGGGCGTCGGCGACGACCGCATCCAGGCCCAGGCCGGCATGTCCGTCAACCCCGAGACCTGGACCCACGGCTCCTCCACCCAACGCCAACGCTGGTTCGACGCCGGCTTCCAGTCCGGCCGCAGCGAAGACTGCGACACGTTCAGCAGCTAG